CTATATTGTTTAACTCATACATCAATCATCAAAAATAAAAGATTAGCAATTACAGGAGATAATAAGCAATggttaaaagtaaaattacatACTTTGTTTCAGAGAGTTATGCGTGGTTCATCATACTTactacaaatgaaataaaacaaggtCAATAGTTTCATATTCACTATCCCATTCACATGAttgattttcaataatatttgcCTTTTTTCACAGATTCCATGGACAATGGAGGTCACCAGGAAAGTTCGTAATTGCTTTACAAGAAATCCATAGATCCAAAGGTATTAATAAGCAGTTTTTGTAAAGGGATAACGTATAAAACTTCttttacattatacattttttgcAATTCTGTATGGTTAGTTTCACTGCAGCTACAGCTAGTGTATTGGGGGGAAATGACTCTCTATAGTCAGCCGGTGACAAATGATAGTCGGTGAAACTATAGAATGTAGTCCAAAGACACTGGTTTTTATTACAGTCGGGTGCGGTGCGGAGAAATTATCCAAACTCTACAAATTAAGCCTCGCGAATTATACAAGttcattaaatgttaattacaGGAACCAAAGGTAAACAGCACAAAAAGAACCAAAAGCATAACAAACTATTGCAATGCTGTATagttgttgaaaaaaaaaatttcgctGTATAGTGTAAAATTTCGCGAATTAATTATGTGTGTTTATCTTTCGCAATTCACCATTGTAGTCTTTTAAAAAGCGTCATTTTTTCATTACTGACCCgtatatcacataactgacccGAATCACCCGATCAgtcatataaatatgattatgtCATAACTATCGTAAGATACATGTGTATAAACACTATTATCACAGGTAATACTGAAAGTCATGATCAAATTATGACGTCGCACGGATTGTCTCGGTTGATTTCACCACTAATTATATAGAAACGAATTTGAAAGTTTTGTctgaataaatatattaaatattcatcatgtgataaatataatcttgCAATCGTGGATacgtaatatgaaattttaaagtcgttcaataatttgatatgccactggCCAAAAGGTTCGTGAGACATCACATTATCGGAACtcatttaataattttcaaattacaaagtcactcatgtaagatcctctatttacgTGTTAATTTTCTGTTGAGACTGATGTGTGAGGGAGCTTTTCTCCGCACTACacattaaataattaatgaGAGGGGCTTTAGCATCGGCCTGATATGAGTTATCCGGAAAGGGACGCCCGTTTGTCTAAGGGTAATAATtcataacaataacaatattGGCAAAATCAAGGCACCGTCACTAGTACGACCAATCTAATACTGTGTGCTCATGTGTCTTAAAGATGCTTAAGACTAAGCTCGAAATTTAAAAGGAGTTACTTTCGCTTTTTCGAGCAGTTATATTGTGCTCAACCCAGATTCTGATGAGATGATGATtatttaaataagaaaaaaaaattacgccGCCAGTGTATGTAAGAGTAGTTAAAAATGGTTTAATATGAGACGGTATGAACGGTGAAAGTCAAATGTACTCCTTATATTGTTAACTCATACATCAATCATCAAAAAAAAAGATTAGCAATTACAGGATATAATAAGCAATggttaaatgtaaaattaaatactTTGCTTTCAGAAGAGTTTTATGAGTGGTTCATCATACTaatacaaatgaaattaaacaagATCATTAATTTATCATATACACTATCCAATTTCTCATGATTGATGTTCAATAATATTTGCCTTTTGCATTATTCCATGGATAATGGAGGTCTCAAGGAAAGTTCGCGTTGCTTTACAGAATACCATAGATCATAAAGTATATACAGTTTGAAAGGGAGAACGTCTATAAAACTTCAGTTCattgtatcatttttttcattttaggcAATGGTATTTTACTGCGCATAAAGCTAGTGTATTGGGGAAATGACTCTAATGTAGTCTGTGTGAAAAAGGATAATTCAAAGATATAATTTTCTATATACTCGGTTCATTACAGGTCGGATGCATGCGGCGCGGAGAAAATATCCCAACTCTACAATTCCAAACCTTACTGCCTTAATGCGAATATACAAGTATCACAAAATGATATATTGCACAAAACATCACAGAAACAATATTATGtaaacagacacaacattagaaaaaacataataatactATTGGCAATGCTGTATAGTTGTTGAATTTCGTCCGCGTGTAAAATTTCGCgaattaattaacaaatatattttttttcgcaTTTCTCCATTTTAGTCTTTTAAAAAGAGTCATTTTTTCATAACCTGAGCCGTATATCACTTAAATGACGCCGTTCTGCTCCATAAAATATGcttatgtcataaatatcgtaaagATACAGGTGTAATAAAACTATTATCACAGGTATAATACTGAAGTCATGATCAATTATGACGTCGCTCGATTGTCCTCGTTGTGGATTTCACCACTAATttataagaaaacaaatttgaaatgttttgtcttaataaataaattaaatactgTATCTATTTGATTACTAAAATACTAGCAATCGTGACGACTGGATTTGGAGGGGCTTCAGCACCCCACTTAAATAATTAAACCAAAAATCGTCGGAGTGGCTATCCAGAAACTACAGTCTTTGATGCATCGTCGTCTGTTTTGCCGCTGGTATCAAATAAGGAGGGGTATTAACAACATTCGTACCACAATAGGTGGTGTTATTTAACTCTCAGGACATTGaataaacactgcagctgttgattaacaatattgtttataccacacgtggtataaactctgtacgcattctgattggctggtgaactttgaccgaactaattatttctcagtgtcacgtcatcattgtcaacgtcatcaataatcaaatgacgtcattctatgttgtgatcgccgctagaacaaatatacgtacccggcctactatacctttcggacGACACAATTTTCTGtctaaagtcttttgagctacaatattgcagctagatcgccgcttgacgtccaaaactgctgttggaaagtGTTTGCGTCGTggtcgttgtgtcaaaatacgtgacgttttcatacatgttaaattgacatTTAGTATTAATAATACATCTTGACGGACAAGAATTCTACTGATGAGTTTCGTAGATTTAACGTGTTTGAAACGAACTTAGTGTTGATGGTAATatggcttgatgattatctggcgggaaataggcgatgccgtgtcgtgcgaatgcttttacgtgtatacatgtagtccgacaCTATGAagattttaaaaagatattaaatGAGTATCATTTAACCCTAAAGATGTTCCCAATTAGAGGAATTTGATATCGATGGATTCTTCATCAAACTATGACTTTTGAATACGGATTAGTGTCTTTTTgctgataaaaatattactacacctttttgcatatttcactaaagctcgtgtcttttgtaacttttaaaaaataactcactagtgtggaataaattcaatatccaaCAACCaatcattgtgtaacctctatttatataataaaatagtaTAGTGCTGCTTAAATTACCTTGTTTTGCCTCCATGCTTCACAACTATTCGGCACTGAAATGACACACTCAACCTCATACGAATATTGTTTTAATAGAATAACTTAGGATAAAGAAAGAAAACTCTAGATAAATAAAACTAATCATAACTATTAGTATAACCATTATACAACGATTATATTGTCATATTGATACTTCAATGCAAGTCGTCTGAACTATCGTCATCGTTATCACTGTTTGTTACAAAACTATCTTCTTAGATCCTGATGTTAGAATCAGCAAATACTCATAATCCGTCTTTCTTGAATGAGTATATATTGTTATCTGTATCAAATGCCATGATGTTACCATTTTGTAGGCATAACACTCGAGTTGGACCTATTGGGTAAGAAATACATTGCTTAAAAGCAAAATTAGAGCCAGACAACACGAATATTCCTGCAGAAGTCCCTAAAATGATGTCGCCATTGTAATCAAAACATCCACTTGCAATTTCGACTTGTGCAGTTGGAATGGTAATCGTCTTTCGTTCTGTCGATGAATCAATCAATATTGCACTTCTGCTTCTACTTATGTCTCTTCTAGTGGCCAAATACCTTCCATACACTGCATCCTTTGTCAATGAGCCTGggataaaatcatcaaaatgagAAAGCATATGGGTATGCAGACCGGACCTTTTTCCATTCTCGTCAAGTATTTTAAGTCTGTTATTTTGGACTAAGTAAAGGGTTTCTTTTCCATTTGATGATTCTATCAAAAGCAGTTTTGGAGgcaaatttgttaaaaacatttctttatcGTCGCTATGTAATAGTTTtgatacagagttatcttttcgtGTGTACCAAATTGCACCACTATCTGGTGAAATAGACATACTTGTTACGAGATTGGGAGAGTTACTCCACTCCCTAATTTTCTCGGCTTTACATATTTTGTGTTCACACCCTTTGTAAAGCTTTGGCCTAAATCCAACCACAATGTAAATGTCGTTTTGGAACGTTTGAATGTCTAGGATATTACACTGAACTTCCATGAAGTCTTCGTTTAACTCAGGACGTGAAAAGAGACAGCGTATGTGTGGAGCATATCGTAGTTCATCACTCTCAGACTGGGATATTCTATCGAAAAAAGAAACCAAAATTTTATCAGTTATTCTTAAGATGATCCGTTGCTTGTGCATGATTAAATAAGAAATTGTTCAATCATATCGAAACATCTTCCGAAAAAAATAACGAATTTATGCATTATGTACTTATTTCGTTTAAATATAGGATTTTCGTATTTCTACACTGAAAATCAGTTGTATTTGTCAAgaatttataacattatatggACCTGACTTTACttatttgtagaaaaaaaaacaacaacatttgtCTATCTTGTTTCTATCCGTCAAAATGGTACATATTCAATTCTTTCTTAACtttaacttatttcaaaatacaatacattaaTCGCATATAGGCGGTTATATTCGAGGGGCTGGTATGTTCACAATTTCTTTCGGCATTGTTAAACAGTACATTTAACAGTATAATAACGAATATGTGATGCAAAAATATATTGAGAAACTGTTAAATCATTTATACTCCATTTATGAAAGCCATAAAGGCAAGAAAACAACCCCGGTATTTCAAATTAAGTTCTTCAATATACAAATGATATACGGAATATATATACACCGTTTACCTGTTTTGTAGGATATCCATATTGGAGGGATTATTTTTATTCACCCTATCGGCTTTTACATAGTTCTGAAAAgtataatttacaaattactCATACATGATAATAATATGTGATTAAATCCAATTCAGACATAATAATTTAGCGCCTGAATTGATAGAAACACATATAGTCAAAAAGTAAAAACCAAAAGGTATATAATTTCATGAACGTGTTTGTAACTTGTAGTTTGGAGCTACAATGGTTGATATGCTTGTCAAGAGATTATTATCTATAAGATTAATTAGTCGAATCCAGATTTCGGTGTATCCCGGCGTACTTGTATTGTAACTATGAAAACTCACTTTCATAAATAATCAAATGTTGAATCAAAATGTCATTTACACATTTACATAGTTTTGACATAGTTTAAAATCAAagtttttaattgtttacaaCCCACCCATAATGATGTAAATACCCTGTACCCTTCTACCCAGGTCCCTTGAC
The Argopecten irradians isolate NY chromosome 9, Ai_NY, whole genome shotgun sequence DNA segment above includes these coding regions:
- the LOC138331749 gene encoding uncharacterized protein isoform X1, with product MEGFDSEQKSEGPENGLRTDMGPPNELTSQKGLSPIGEPSGDDVFSATLPDPSILHEEIASGTNGVVPKKRKSDRNIPKSSVRSRTWRQRQKELDPEGFKEKERERTRKRRAKQTVKPSKETQTDISVSQYELLVKVVPATDSPGRYKPADTVDGVHLGNEDFTPDVVGEMCSDQSRSSSKMTDCNGDIQKHLDPVNIQVGYDSQIISSPRSVSPLTVSSEISFTSADNAVLTSFLENKFTTLLDDGSSTGKTNATDLEGVMSSTSAVRGVNLKSVPKHQNYVKADRVNKNNPSNMDILQNRISQSESDELRYAPHIRCLFSRPELNEDFMEVQCNILDIQTFQNDIYIVVGFRPKLYKGCEHKICKAEKIREWSNSPNLVTSMSISPDSGAIWYTRKDNSVSKLLHSDDKEMFLTNLPPKLLLIESSNGKETLYLVQNNRLKILDENGKRSGLHTHMLSHFDDFIPGSLTKDAVYGRYLATRRDISRSRSAILIDSSTERKTITIPTAQVEIASGCFDYNGDIILGTSAGIFVLSGSNFAFKQCISYPIGPTRVLCLQNGNIMAFDTDNNIYSFKKDGL